The following proteins are co-located in the Carassius carassius chromosome 39, fCarCar2.1, whole genome shotgun sequence genome:
- the LOC132121326 gene encoding serine/threonine-protein phosphatase alpha-2 isoform-like, with amino-acid sequence MAESDKLNIDSIIQRLLEVKGSRPGKNVQLTEHEIRGLCLKSREIFLSQPILLELEAPLKICGDVHGQYYDLLRLFEYGGYPPESNYLFLGDYVDRGKQSLETICLLLAYKVKYPENFFLLRGNHECASINRIYGFYDECKRRYNIKLWKTFTDCFNCLPVAAIVDEKIFCCHGGLSPDLQSMEQIRRVMRPTDVPDQGLLCDLLWADPDKDVMGWGENDRGVSFTFGSDVVAKFLHKHDMDLICRAHQVVEDGYEFFAKRQLVTLFSAPNYCGEFDNAGAMMSVDDTLMCSFQILKPAEKKMLSYGGAAGFGSGRPVTPPRNAAKGGKVKK; translated from the exons ATGGCTGAATCGGACAAGTTAAACATCGATTCGATCATCCAGCGCCTTTTGGAGG TGAAGGGCTCTAGACCTGGTAAAAATGTTCAGTTGACTGAGCATGAGATTCGTGGATTGTGTCTGAAGTCACGGGAAATCTTCCTTAGTCAGCCGATACTGCTGGAATTGGAGGCCCCACTCAAAATTTGTG GTGATGTTCATGGTCAGTACTATGACCTCCTCAGGCTTTTTGAGTATGGAGGATATCCTCCTGAGAGTAACTACCTGTTTCTGGGAGACTATGTAGACAGAGGCAAGCAGTCACTGGAGACCATCTGCCTGCTGCTTGCCTACAAGGTCAAATATCCAGAGAACTTCTTTCTTCTCAGAGGAAACCATGAATGTGCCTCCATCAACAGGATATATGGGTTTTATGATGAAT GTAAAAGGAGGTATAACATCAAGCTTTGGAAGACATTCACAGACTGTTTCAATTGCTTACCAGTTGCTGCTATCGTGGATGAAAAGATTTTTTGTTGTCATGGAG GTCTTTCTCCAGACCTGCAATCTATGGAGCAGATCCGACGTGTGATGAGGCCCACAGACGTCCCTGACCAGGGTTTGCTGTGTGATCTGCTCTGGGCTGACCCAGATAAAGATGTCATGGGCTGGGGAGAGAATGACCGTGGTGTCTCTTTCACCTTTGGGTCTGATGTTGTGGCCAAGTTCCTTCACAAACATGACATGGACCTCATATGTAGGGCCCACCAG GTGGTGGAGGATGGCTATGAGTTCTTCGCTAAAAGACAGTTAGTCACACTTTTCTCAGCTCCCAACTACTGTGGAGAGTTTGACAACGCGGGTGCTATGATGAGTGTTGATGACACCCTGATGTGCTCATTTCAG ATTCTGAAACCAGCGGAGAAGAAAATGCTGTCGTATGGAGGTGCAGCAGGATTTGGATCTGGTAGACCTGTGACTCCTCCACGAAACGCTGCCAAGGGCGGCAAAGTGAAGAAATAA
- the LOC132120955 gene encoding E3 SUMO-protein ligase ZBED1-like — protein MSNVAEGAAEGLVLRIGSSSIVWKHFGFQASDTKQEQVICKECHKVVLAPQSNTTNLFNHLKKHHKVQYDECMRAKKCVAKTNHPTTSTQTSIEASLFSASPYPSTSQRHSEITNAVAFYLAKDMCSINTVTNEGFKFLVNTLDKRYVIPSRNYFSKVALPAMYRKRRGEIERDLANIKYFATTTDLWSSRTMDPYMSLTIHYIDEDFAMQSRCLQTSFFLQDHTGESIAQGLREAMASWSLQEDRLVCITTDNGANVVKAASLNNWTRLQCFGHKLHLAIENAMRDPRIDRAVGLCKKLVSSFSYSWRRKKQLTEAQRELKLPEHTLKTECPTRWESRQAMIARVLEQQRAISQVLSDDRKARHLIPTWQDTNVLEAINKSLSPLLEFTDALSSEKYVSVSFVKPVLHLFRSSILKVNDDETDLTCTIKTKILSYLDEKYNDPLTQELLDMASALDPRFKLSYVSEDNVAPIHARLTAEMARTAPAAMAEMGPTTDPHGETAEDAPTTKKKKTLGSFFKTAEGAAAATQRLSPLQEQQAISSELQSYLQSGNLDSEEDPLDWWREHQRLFPRLSKLAKKYLCIPAKSSPSERVFSTGECGDLPSLIPQARKC, from the exons atgtctAACGTAGCAGAGGGAGCGGCAGAGGGGCTTGTCCTGAGAATCGGATCGTCATCCATTGTGTGGAAACATTTTGGGTTTCAGGCAAGTgacacaaaacaagaacaggtCATATGCAAAGAGTGCCATAAAGTTGTTTTGGCACCACAAAGCAACACAACGAACCTCTTTAACCActtaaaaaaacaccataaagttCAATACGATGAATGTATGAGGGCCAAGAAATGCGTTGCAAAGACTAATCATCCCACAACATCAACTCAGACATCCATCGAAGCGAGCCTCTTTAGCGCATCACCATACCCATCCACCTCCCAAAGACACAGTGAAATAACGAATGCAGTCGCATTTTATTTGGCTAAAGACATGTGCTCAATAAACACGGTGACAAACGAAGGCTTCAAATTCTTGGTCAACACTCTGGATAAACGATACGTGATCCCCTCGCGTAATTATTTTTCAAAGGTGGCACTACCTGCGATGTACAGAAAACGCAGAGGGGAAATAGAGCGTGATCTTGCCAATATAAAGTACTTTGCAACTACAACGGATCTGTGGTCAAGCAGGACAATGGATCCGTACATGAGTTTGACAATTCATTACATCGATGAGGATTTTGCAATGCAGAGTCGATGCTTGCAAACATCTTTTTTCCTGCAAGATCACACGGGAGAGTCAATTGCCCAGGGCCTGAGGGAGGCGATGGCCTCTTGGAGCTTGCAGGAGGATCGGCTTGTCTGCATTACAACAGACAACGGAGCTAATGTGGTGAAGGCAGCTTCTCTAAATAATTGGACTAGGCTTCAGTGCTTTGGCCACAAACTCCATCTAGCAATAG AGAATGCAATGAGAGATCCTCGGATTGATCGAGCAGTGGGTCTCTGCAAAAAGCTGGTAAGCAGTTTCTCTTACAGCTGGCGACGTAAAAAGCAGCTGACGGAGGCACAAAGAGAACTGAAGCTTCCAGAGCATACACTGAAGACTGAGTGTCCCACAAGGTGGGAATCAAGGCAAGCAATGATTGCACGAGTCCTGGAGCAGCAGAGGGCGATTTCTCAGGTCTTGTCCGATGACAGAAAAGCCAGACACCTCATCCCTACCTGGCAGGACACAAATGTCCTTGAGGCCATAAACAAATCCCTCAGCCCTCTATTGGAATTTACTGATGCGCTTTCCAGTGAGAAGTATGTCAGCGTTTCCTTTGTGAAGCCAGTCCTCCACCTTTTCAGATCCTCCATCTTGAAAGTGAACGATGATGAGACAGACCTAACCTGCACCATCAAGACAAAAATCCTGAGCTATCTGGATGAAAAATACAATGACCCTCTGACACAAGAACTGCTTGATATGGCTTCTGCGCTTGATCCACGGTTCAAGCTCAGCTACGTCAGTGAGGACAATGTTGCACCAATTCATGCCAGACTGACTGCTGAAATGGCGAGGACTGCACCTGCAGCCATGGCT GAGATGGGCCCAACAACTGATCCCCATGGTGAGACTGCTGAGGATGCACCcactacaaaaaagaaaaagaccttggggagtttcttcaagactgctGAGGGAGCAGCGGCAGCCACACAAAGACTCAGTCCTCTCCAAGAACAACAAGCTATATCTTCTGAGCTACAGTCGTACCTACAATCAGGTAACCTAGACAGTGAGGAGGACCCGCTAGACTGGTGGAGGGAACATCAGAGACTCTTCCCACGTCTCTCAAAACTGGCAAAGAAATACTTGTGCATCCCGGCTAAAAGTTCTCCCTCTGAGAGGGTGTTCAGCACAGGGGAATGTGGTGACCTGCCTTCGCTCATCCCTCAAGCCAGAAAATGTTGA